The following nucleotide sequence is from Bacteroidota bacterium.
AACTAATTGTTGCTGCAGTGATTGCATCGACATCTCCGCCATCTTTTTTAACCTGAAGCTTGAATTCTTCTGGGTTTATACCATTGAATTGATCATGAAATTTAGTGTCAGTCATTTTTGTTCCAAGCCCAGGGGTTTCTTTTTGATCCATTACCTTGGTATTGAAAATGGTTCCATCGGATGAAATACCGACCATTACTGAAATATAACCAGAATAACCCTTGAAAGTGTATGAGCTGATGGCAGTTCCTACAAGTTTACCATCCTTATAAGCCGGATAGAAAACGAGGGTGTCAGCAGCACTGTTACCATCGATGTTTTGAGTAATTCCAATTTTAAAACTTTCATCTGCCGGACTATTGTCAAAAGGAGGCAATACGAGGCCAATGGCATCGTTAATTTTCTTTTTATCAGCATTGGCAATGGGATCTTTTGTGAACATATAGACACTGGCCAGGGCTGCCGACATGACTGCACAAATAAGGAACAGGCTCAAAACCATGTTCAGTAAGGATGATTCGATTTTCTTCATGATCTTACTCTCCCGAATCTTTTGGGTTTAACATACAAATTTATAAGCGGAGTAAAGGCGTTCATAATAAGTATTGCAAATGATATACCTTCGGGGTAAGCTCCAAAAACCCTGATTAATACCGTTAAGATTCCGATGCAGATTCCATAAATCAGCATTCCGGTTATTGTCATTGGCGAAGTAACGTAATCGGTGGCCATATAAATTGCACCTAGCATGACGCCTCCTGCAAGTATATGAAAAACAGGTCCGGCAGTTAGTTCGGGATTGGCAAAATGCAGAATTCCGCTGAAGATAAATACACTGCCAATTACACTCACCGGAATATGCCAGGTAATAATTTTTCTCCAGAGTAAATATACAAACCCGATTAGGAGAGCAATAGCCGATATCTCACCAGCACTTCCGCCTATATTTCCTAAAAACATATTGCCTAAGTCGGGCATTTGTGAAAGTATGGTTTCGAGTTTATCGCCTTTACCAAGGCCTTCTTTCAGCACTCCGAGTGGAGTAGCACCGGTTAATCCATCGATTGAAGTAAAACGGTTATCACTCATGGGAACAGGCCAGGTAGTCATTTGTACAGGATAGGAGATTAACATAAAAACCCTACCTACCAATGCCGGGTTAAAGGGATTATTCCCCAATCCGCCAAACGACAT
It contains:
- a CDS encoding RnfABCDGE type electron transport complex subunit D, which codes for MNKLFVSPSPHIHSGDSVSKNMYGVIIALIPAFMTSVWFFGIGSIVITLAAVLSCVLFEYLIQKYMFKTAPTISDGSAILTGLLLAFNIPTTVPIWMIITGSLVTIGIAKMSFGGLGNNPFNPALVGRVFMLISYPVQMTTWPVPMSDNRFTSIDGLTGATPLGVLKEGLGKGDKLETILSQMPDLGNMFLGNIGGSAGEISAIALLIGFVYLLWRKIITWHIPVSVIGSVFIFSGILHFANPELTAGPVFHILAGGVMLGAIYMATDYVTSPMTITGMLIYGICIGILTVLIRVFGAYPEGISFAILIMNAFTPLINLYVKPKRFGRVRS
- a CDS encoding RnfABCDGE type electron transport complex subunit G, encoding MKKIESSLLNMVLSLFLICAVMSAALASVYMFTKDPIANADKKKINDAIGLVLPPFDNSPADESFKIGITQNIDGNSAADTLVFYPAYKDGKLVGTAISSYTFKGYSGYISVMVGISSDGTIFNTKVMDQKETPGLGTKMTDTKFHDQFNGINPEEFKLQVKKDGGDVDAITAATISSRAYCDALNRAVNAFKTNMASAPASDSASSIQLNEGGIE